One genomic region from Apodemus sylvaticus chromosome 1, mApoSyl1.1, whole genome shotgun sequence encodes:
- the Ldb1 gene encoding LIM domain-binding protein 1 isoform X1, giving the protein MLDRDVGPTPMYPPTYLEPGIGRHTPYGNQTDYRIFELNKRLQNWTEECDNLWWDAFTTEFFEDDAMLTITFCLEDGPKRYTIGRTLIPRYFRSIFEGGATELYYVLKHPKEAFHSNFVSLDCDQGSMVTQHGKPMFTQVCVEGRLYLEFMFDDMMRIKTWHFSIRQHRELIPRSILAMHAQDPQMLDQLSKNITRCGLSNSTLNYLRLCVILEPMQELMSRHKTYSLSPRDCLKTCLFQKWQRMVAPPAEPARQQPSKRRKRKMSGGSTMSSGGGNSNNSNSKKKSPASTFALSSQVPDVMVVGEPTLMGGEFGDEDERLITRLENTQFDAANGIDDEDSFNNSPALGANSPWNSKPPSSQESKSENPTSQASQ; this is encoded by the exons ATGCTGGATCGGGATGTGGG CCCAACACCCATGTACCCGCCTACATACCTGGAGCCTGGGATAGG GAGGCACACGCCATATGGTAACCAAACCGACTATAGAATATTTGAGCTTAACAAACGGCTACAGAACTGGACAGAG GAGTGTGACAATCTCTGGTGGGACGCTTTCACGACTGAGTTCTTTGAGGATGATGCCATGCTGACTATCACCTTCTGCCTGGAGGATGGGCCAAAGAGATACA CCATTGGCCGGACCCTGATACCACGCTACTTCCGAAGCATTTTTGAGGGGGGCGCTACAGAGCTGTATTACGTACTTAAGCATCCCAAGGAGGCATTCCACAGCAACTTTGTGTCCCTCGACTGTGACCAGGGCAGCATGGTGACCCAGCATGGCAAACCCATGTTTACCCAG GTGTGTGTGGAAGGCCGGTTGTACCTGGAGTTCATGTTTGACGACATGATGCGGATAAAGACGTGGCACTTCAGTATCCGGCAGCACAGAGAGCTCATCCCCAGGAGTATCCTAGCCATGCAC gCCCAGGACCCCCAGATGCTGGATCAGCTCTCCAAAAACATTACCCGGTGTGGGCTGTCCAATTCCACTCTCAACTACCTCCGA CTCTGCGTGATACTCGAGCCCATGCAGGAACTCATGTCCCGCCACAAGACCTACAGCCTCAGCCCCCGAGACTGCCTCAAGACCTGCCTTTTCCAGAAGTGGCAGCGCATGGTAGCACCTCCCG CGGAGCCTGCGCGACAGCAGCCCAGCAAGCGGAGGAAACGGAAGATGTCAGGGGGGAGCACCATGAGCTCGGGCGGaggcaacagcaacaacagcaacagcaagaaGAAAAGCCCGGCCAGCACCTTCGCTCTCTCCAGCCAGGTACCT GATGTGATGGTGGTGGGGGAGCCCACCCTGATGGGCGGGGAGTTCGGGGACGAGGACGAGAGGCTCATCACCCGGCTGGAGAACACCCAGTTTGACGCGGCCAACGGCATTGACGACGAGGACAGCTTTAACAACTCCCCTGCACTGGGCGCCAACAGCCCCTGGAACAGCAAGCCTCCATCCAGCCAAGAAAGCAAATCGGAGAATCCCACGTCACAGGCTTCCCAGTAA
- the Ldb1 gene encoding LIM domain-binding protein 1 isoform X3 produces the protein MSVGCACPGCSSKSFKLYSPKEPPNGNAFPPFHPGTMLDRDVGPTPMYPPTYLEPGIGRHTPYGNQTDYRIFELNKRLQNWTEECDNLWWDAFTTEFFEDDAMLTITFCLEDGPKRYTIGRTLIPRYFRSIFEGGATELYYVLKHPKEAFHSNFVSLDCDQGSMVTQHGKPMFTQVCVEGRLYLEFMFDDMMRIKTWHFSIRQHRELIPRSILAMHAQDPQMLDQLSKNITRCGLSNSTLNYLRLCVILEPMQELMSRHKTYSLSPRDCLKTCLFQKWQRMVAPPAEPARQQPSKRRKRKMSGGSTMSSGGGNSNNSNSKKKSPASTFALSSQDVMVVGEPTLMGGEFGDEDERLITRLENTQFDAANGIDDEDSFNNSPALGANSPWNSKPPSSQESKSENPTSQASQ, from the exons GTTGCTCCTCCAAGTCCTTCAAGCTGTACTCGCCGAAGGAACCCCCGAACGGCAACgccttccctcccttccatccCGGCACCATGCTGGATCGGGATGTGGG CCCAACACCCATGTACCCGCCTACATACCTGGAGCCTGGGATAGG GAGGCACACGCCATATGGTAACCAAACCGACTATAGAATATTTGAGCTTAACAAACGGCTACAGAACTGGACAGAG GAGTGTGACAATCTCTGGTGGGACGCTTTCACGACTGAGTTCTTTGAGGATGATGCCATGCTGACTATCACCTTCTGCCTGGAGGATGGGCCAAAGAGATACA CCATTGGCCGGACCCTGATACCACGCTACTTCCGAAGCATTTTTGAGGGGGGCGCTACAGAGCTGTATTACGTACTTAAGCATCCCAAGGAGGCATTCCACAGCAACTTTGTGTCCCTCGACTGTGACCAGGGCAGCATGGTGACCCAGCATGGCAAACCCATGTTTACCCAG GTGTGTGTGGAAGGCCGGTTGTACCTGGAGTTCATGTTTGACGACATGATGCGGATAAAGACGTGGCACTTCAGTATCCGGCAGCACAGAGAGCTCATCCCCAGGAGTATCCTAGCCATGCAC gCCCAGGACCCCCAGATGCTGGATCAGCTCTCCAAAAACATTACCCGGTGTGGGCTGTCCAATTCCACTCTCAACTACCTCCGA CTCTGCGTGATACTCGAGCCCATGCAGGAACTCATGTCCCGCCACAAGACCTACAGCCTCAGCCCCCGAGACTGCCTCAAGACCTGCCTTTTCCAGAAGTGGCAGCGCATGGTAGCACCTCCCG CGGAGCCTGCGCGACAGCAGCCCAGCAAGCGGAGGAAACGGAAGATGTCAGGGGGGAGCACCATGAGCTCGGGCGGaggcaacagcaacaacagcaacagcaagaaGAAAAGCCCGGCCAGCACCTTCGCTCTCTCCAGCCAG GATGTGATGGTGGTGGGGGAGCCCACCCTGATGGGCGGGGAGTTCGGGGACGAGGACGAGAGGCTCATCACCCGGCTGGAGAACACCCAGTTTGACGCGGCCAACGGCATTGACGACGAGGACAGCTTTAACAACTCCCCTGCACTGGGCGCCAACAGCCCCTGGAACAGCAAGCCTCCATCCAGCCAAGAAAGCAAATCGGAGAATCCCACGTCACAGGCTTCCCAGTAA
- the Ldb1 gene encoding LIM domain-binding protein 1 isoform X2, with the protein MSVGCACPGCSSKSFKLYSPKEPPNGNAFPPFHPGTMLDRDVGPTPMYPPTYLEPGIGRHTPYGNQTDYRIFELNKRLQNWTEECDNLWWDAFTTEFFEDDAMLTITFCLEDGPKRYTIGRTLIPRYFRSIFEGGATELYYVLKHPKEAFHSNFVSLDCDQGSMVTQHGKPMFTQVCVEGRLYLEFMFDDMMRIKTWHFSIRQHRELIPRSILAMHAQDPQMLDQLSKNITRCGLSNSTLNYLRLCVILEPMQELMSRHKTYSLSPRDCLKTCLFQKWQRMVAPPAEPARQQPSKRRKRKMSGGSTMSSGGGNSNNSNSKKKSPASTFALSSQVPDVMVVGEPTLMGGEFGDEDERLITRLENTQFDAANGIDDEDSFNNSPALGANSPWNSKPPSSQESKSENPTSQASQ; encoded by the exons GTTGCTCCTCCAAGTCCTTCAAGCTGTACTCGCCGAAGGAACCCCCGAACGGCAACgccttccctcccttccatccCGGCACCATGCTGGATCGGGATGTGGG CCCAACACCCATGTACCCGCCTACATACCTGGAGCCTGGGATAGG GAGGCACACGCCATATGGTAACCAAACCGACTATAGAATATTTGAGCTTAACAAACGGCTACAGAACTGGACAGAG GAGTGTGACAATCTCTGGTGGGACGCTTTCACGACTGAGTTCTTTGAGGATGATGCCATGCTGACTATCACCTTCTGCCTGGAGGATGGGCCAAAGAGATACA CCATTGGCCGGACCCTGATACCACGCTACTTCCGAAGCATTTTTGAGGGGGGCGCTACAGAGCTGTATTACGTACTTAAGCATCCCAAGGAGGCATTCCACAGCAACTTTGTGTCCCTCGACTGTGACCAGGGCAGCATGGTGACCCAGCATGGCAAACCCATGTTTACCCAG GTGTGTGTGGAAGGCCGGTTGTACCTGGAGTTCATGTTTGACGACATGATGCGGATAAAGACGTGGCACTTCAGTATCCGGCAGCACAGAGAGCTCATCCCCAGGAGTATCCTAGCCATGCAC gCCCAGGACCCCCAGATGCTGGATCAGCTCTCCAAAAACATTACCCGGTGTGGGCTGTCCAATTCCACTCTCAACTACCTCCGA CTCTGCGTGATACTCGAGCCCATGCAGGAACTCATGTCCCGCCACAAGACCTACAGCCTCAGCCCCCGAGACTGCCTCAAGACCTGCCTTTTCCAGAAGTGGCAGCGCATGGTAGCACCTCCCG CGGAGCCTGCGCGACAGCAGCCCAGCAAGCGGAGGAAACGGAAGATGTCAGGGGGGAGCACCATGAGCTCGGGCGGaggcaacagcaacaacagcaacagcaagaaGAAAAGCCCGGCCAGCACCTTCGCTCTCTCCAGCCAGGTACCT GATGTGATGGTGGTGGGGGAGCCCACCCTGATGGGCGGGGAGTTCGGGGACGAGGACGAGAGGCTCATCACCCGGCTGGAGAACACCCAGTTTGACGCGGCCAACGGCATTGACGACGAGGACAGCTTTAACAACTCCCCTGCACTGGGCGCCAACAGCCCCTGGAACAGCAAGCCTCCATCCAGCCAAGAAAGCAAATCGGAGAATCCCACGTCACAGGCTTCCCAGTAA